Below is a window of Hydrogenovibrio crunogenus DNA.
CCACTGAGCTTTCTTGTCCTCTGAGAAATTATAGGCACCGAGTCTATAATCTTCGAATTTGATATTTGGATGCTTCGCTTGAAAGTAGTCTACTAATTGTTGACGACTTTGTTCAGGATCCATATTCGCAGCCATTGTCATATTGGCTGTCGCTGTTGCACCTAATGTTAAGGCGACTAGCAATGTTTTCTTCATCCTATTCCTCCGTCCGAGAACTCTTTATTTATAAAGTATTATTATATATAGAAAGGTTGCTCTTCCCTTATAAAAGGGAAGAAGCTAGGTCTGCAATTAGCTTATCTTAGCTTAATTGTTTCAGTTCCTTTTTTACCAGTGTTGTCAGCTAGAGAAAGAGTAACTTCGTCACCTTTGTTAGCTTTAACTTTAACACCCATGTAAGGGTTTGCAGAAACAGCACCAGACCATTGAGCATCAACTGCTTTAGTTCCGTTTACAGTAACTTCAACCATGTTGATGAACTCAGCAGGATATGGCTTGCCTGTTTTTTTGTTCATACGAGCACCAGATTCCATTTTGTGCTTGATTAGTGCTTTTACTTCAGCAACGCCACCTTTAGATTTTCCACGCATTCTGATTTTAATTGACATGTTATTTCCTTTCAATTTCTTGCAGTTATTAATTTAAGTATCATTCAAAGGGTTGATGGATTAACCACCACAACCACCGATTGTTACTTTAACTTCTTGTTCTGCTTTGTATAATTTACCACCAGCTTTAACAACTGCCATTACGTTTTGTGTTTCACCCATTTTGATACGTGTAGAAACATAACCAATTGCAGGGCCAGAGAAGCTATATTCACAAACTAAAGGCATAGGGTTTTTGCTAGCTAGGATTGCGATAGACTCAACACCAGACATTTTAGAAGCATCAACCTTAATAGGTGTTACAGCACCGTTTTCAGCAATAGCTGGAGCATTAAGTTCGATGTCACCTGATTTAGCAACTGATGCACTACCGAAAGTTGCGTTTAGCGCATCATCAGTTGTTTTAGCTTCGAATGCTTTTTTGTTCCAAGCTGCTAGTACAGTTGAAGGTGTTAGAAGACCAGCGTTAACTGCGACAGCAGCTGCACCAGTTGCAAGGGTACCTTTAAGGAAAGATCTACGTTTCATAAGGTTTAAAACTCCCGGTTAAGGTTTAAATAAAAAAACTAAAATTATAGCGTATAGATGAAATCAACAATTTTTTGAATTTCATCGTCTGATAAGATTCCGTTTTGTCCGAACGGAGGCATCATGCTGTCTGGAACCTGTGTATCTGGTGTACCCCAAACCTTGTCATACAATTTTTGTTTGTCAGGATAGCGTAATTTCATTGCAATTAACGCTGGTCCAATGTTACCAGGTAGGTTTCCACCAGGAACCATATGACAAGCTAGACAGTTTCCTTTTGAGCGACTGAAAGCTAATTTTTTACCTGCTTCAATATTATTAGCACCTTTATCGGCTGCTTGAGTCGCTAAAGGTGCTGAGACCATTGCTGTTGAGATGGTCAGAGCAGTTAGTAATTGCTTCATTTTCGTTTTCAACATTCTTATCCTCCTAAAAAAAGCCTAATCGCTTTTCTAATATATTCTTCCCTTTTGAAGTAAGGGTAGTTATTTTTGAGCACTTTGAGCTCTTAGAAGCATAGGTTACTCATATAAATAATATTCGCAAGTATTTTGTTGTTATTCGTATATAGTAATATTTAATACTGTTTAAATAAATTTTTATGACGGTTGATTCCGTTGTTGTTTTTGAGAAATTTTATCGAGTTCATTTTTTAATTGAATGATCTTTTGATAAAGCTTTGATTTTTTATTTTTTGTGATCTTCTCAGCTTGATTGACCAAAAAAGTGCTTTTGGGAAGGTTCCCAATATTATAGTTTGCCAATGCATCATAGTAGTAACTGTAATCATTCTGGTTTTTTTCCGCATACAGCTTTGAAAGCTCTGAATACAGTAAATATTGATAATGAAACTTAGGGGTTTTCTGGGTGAGTAACTGAATGGCTTCTTGTGTTCGATTAAAGCTGATTAGGCTCTTAGCGTATAAATACACGATGCTGAAGTCTGACGGGTAGACGGCTGTTAAATATTCATAGTCTTGTAATGCAGATGAATCGCCTGTTTCTGTCTTAATTTTCGCTAAGAGTAGTTTATAGAGTCTTTCTTTTGGGTTTTGTTCAGATGCGGCTTTCAGGCAACTTAAGTCATATTGAGGACGACTTAAACCTTGATCTGATAGATTTTTCAAGTTATTGAGATAGCAGGTTTCAGAAGATGAAAGCGTTTTGGTATTGTACGTTTGAGTTTGTGTTTTTGTGACAAAGTTTAAACGAAGCTGAACTAAAGTTAATGAGTCGCTCTTAAGAAGCTGTGATTCAGTTTTTAGCTGAGCAGCACGATCATTCGCTTTTGCAAGACGGTTTGCTGTGACAGGGTGTGTTAATAATATTTCTGGTGGCGTACCTTCATAGATTTGCATTTCCTTAGATAAGCGCCCAAAAAACTCTCCCATCGCATAAGGGCTGTAGCCTGCTTGGTTCAGGTATTTAATGCCAAAATAATCCGCTTCACTTTCATAGATTCGAGAGTTTTTAAGTTGTTGTTGGATATTGAGACCCATTGCCCCCATGTAGGTTGCAATCCCTGCGCTTGGGTCTTGCGATCCTATCAATATAGCCGCAATTAATGAAGCAATGCTGGCTGTGTTGACGTTACTCTGATATTCAAATGTGCGTGAAAGATGTCTTTGGGTGACATGCGCTACTTCGTGTGCGATAACTGAAGCCAGTTCATCTTCAGACTGAGCAGAGGCGATTAATCCCGTATGAATTCCAATTACCCCATTAGGGCCAGCAAAGGCATTGATTTCAGGGTTGTCAATAATAAAGAAGCTAAAGTTTCTGTTTTTGCCGGTTTCACTGGTGATTTTCTCACCGATTCTTCGTATATAACTCAGCATGATAGGGTCGTAGACTAGGTCATAATGGGTATGGAGGGCTGTTGAAAAAGCTTGTCCCAGTTGTGTTTCTGTATGGCTGTCATAATCTTTTAAATCAGGAGCGCCCAAGTCTGGCAGGTTGTTTGAAGCAAATGCCAATGGTAAGCAAAAACAATATAAAAGCAAAAACCTCAAAAGCATTTTTATTGACAACTCTTTATTAATAACAGTAAAGCTATTGTAAGATAAGTTTGTAAGTATTGCATTGAAGGAATGTGAATTGTGAAATCCCCTTTTTTATTAGATGTTAAGAAGCTTCCTTGTCCTTTGCCTTTGGTTAAGCTTAAAAAGGCATTGGCAGAGGTCGATATTCATCAGCAAAATATTCAGTTAAGCGTAACCGATAAATCAGCTTTAAAAGATATTCCGGCTTTTTGTGTAAGTCAGGGGTTGGTGTCATCCGTTGTGGAAGATAATGATGCCGAAATTGTGTTTTTAATTTCAGCCAAAGGATGAATTTATTCTTTTTTTGGGTATTATTGTGTATAAGGGATGTTTTAGGGTAGAGTCAACGATGGCTTTATAATAAGAATAGATAGTAAATTGAAGAGTGTGCTGAGAAATTATGTCGTATAAGAAATTAACAAAAGCCGTTATTCCTGTAGCTGGGTTGGGCACCCGTTTTTTGCCAGCAACAAAAGCCATTCCGAAGGAGATGTTGACGGTCGTAGATAAGCCTTTAATTCAATATATTATTCACGAAGCAGCTGAAGCCGGGATTACCGATATTATTCTGGTGACTCATTCAAGTAAAGGGGCAATCGAAAATCACTTTGATAAGCATTATGAGTTGGAAGCGGAGTTAGAAATTAGGGGGAAAAAGGACCGTCTTGAATCCTTGAAAGAGATTACGCCAAAAGGCGTTCGAATTGTCAGTGTGCGCCAGCCTGAAGCTTTAGGGTTGGGTCATGCTATTTTATGCGCATCCCCAATTATAGCCGATAACGAGCCGTTCGCGGTCTTGTTACCGGATGTGTTGATGCATCATTCAGTTAAAGGTTGTTTGGCTCAGATGACAGAGCAGTATCGAAAAATGCATACCAGTGTGGTGGCATTGGAGGCGGTGCCGGATGACCAAGTTGAAAAATATGGTATTGCTGCGGTAAAAGGACCTGATCTTAGAATTGTAGAACTGGTAGAAAAACCAAAGCCAGCGGATGCACCTTCCAACCTGTCTGTTGTCGGGCGCTATATTTTTACACCAAGATTGATGGAAATTTTAAAAACCACTAAGCCAGGAGCTGGCGGTGAGATTCAGCTTACTGATGCGATGGACGAATTGCTGAATGAAGAAGTCATGTTTGGTTTCGAATTTAAAAATGGCCAGACGTATGATTGTGGGGACAAGTTAGGCTATCTCCAAGCAAATGTTGAATACGCATTAAGAGATAAAGCTTTGGGGAAAGGGTTTAAAGCTTACTTAAAATCGTTGAAGTTAAGTTGATTTAATTTTCGAGAAAAAATAAGGTTGTATTGAACTATTAAATTAAGGGGATTCGATGGGCGTTGAGACATCATCCGCATGGCAAGCGTTACAGCTTCATAGCGACTCCGGAATGGGGTCCGTTCATTTGTCGAAACTATTTCAAGATACGAGTCGGCAAGATGATTTTTCTTTAGAGTTATCGGACATATATGTTGATTTCTCAAAGAACCGTATTACACAGGAAACCATCCAGCTTTTAATCGAGTTAGCCGAACAGCAGAAATTGCCGAAAGAAATTCATCGTCTTATGACTGGTGAGCATGTTAATGATACCGAAGATAGACCTGCTTTACACACTGCGCTGAGAGCCTTAAGTAAAGATGTTTCGGGAGTCGCGGAAACGGTTCAACCTGATATTGAGCAGGTATTGCGGAAAATGGAGTTGATGACTAAAAAGATTCGCTCTGGCCATTGGCGAGGTTACAGTGGTAAGCCGATCACGGATGTAGTGAATATTGGAGTGGGAGGATCGGATTTAGGGCCACTAATGATCACCCATAGTTTGCAAACGATGAGTTCTCCCATCAATTTGCATTTCATTTCCTCAATTGACGGCACACAAACCTCTAATCTGCTTAGAGGGCTTAAACAAGAAACCACGTTATTCATTCTTGCATCCAAGTCTTTTACAACCATTGATACTCTTTCCAATGCTGAAACGGCCAAAGATTGGTTGAAAGAATGCATTAAGGATGAGCGAGTTATTCTTTCACAGCATTTTATTGGGGTCTCAACAAAACCGGATAAAATGCAAGAATGGGGAATTCCGCCCGAAAACCAATTAATGTTTTGGGATTGGGTCGGAGGGCGTTATTCACTTTGGTCTGCAATAGGTTTTCCGATCGCACTGAAAATTGGTATGGATGGGTTTCGTGAGTTGCTGCAAGGTGCACATGAAATGGATCAGCATTTTGCAACAGCGGATTTGAAGAAGAATATACCGGTTATTTTGGCTTTAATTGATATTTGGAATATCAACTTTTTAAACATTCATGATAAGGCCATTTTGCCTTATGATGCTCGGTTGCGTTATTTGCCAGCGTATCTTGAGCAGTTGGTTATGGAAAGTAATGGTAAATCCGTTGCGCGTTCGGGTGAGTCTGTTCCTTATAAGACTTGTCCTGTTCTATGGGGGGAAGTGGGGCCGAATGCACAGCATGCTTTTTATCAACTTCTGCACCAGGGAACGCAAGCTGTTATGTGCGATTTCATTGCACCCGTTGAGCGGGATGACTTTGATGCGGACTCACATACTGAACGAGATGAAAGTTTAAGACACCAGCATGAGTTGGCACTGGCGAATTGCTTTGCCCAGTCTCGAGTTTTAATGTTGGGGGACAACGCTATTCCTTCAGATTTAAAAGCCAGTTTTGATTCTCCTTTTAAACATTATCCAGGCAACCAGCCTTCGAATACCATTCTGATTAAAACCATATCGGCTAAAACGCTCGGAATGTTGGTCGCCATGTATGAGCATAAAACCTATGTGGAAAGTGTGATCTGGGAGATAAATCCTTTTGATCAATGGGGTGTGGAGCTCGGAAAATTAATTGCAAAAGAAACCTATAATGCCATCAAAGACCAGCCGTTGGCAGACAGTTTCGATAGTTCGACTAAAGGGTTAATTGACAGGGTTGTGAAATGAGAATTACAGTTTTTGGATGTGAGTTAAGTGGACTTGTCACGGCAGGCTCTTTGGCGCACACAGGTAACGAGGTTTTAGCCATTCCAGTCGGAAAGGCGAAAGCGGAAGAATTGAAACAGGGGCTCTTGCCGAGAGATGAACCCGGTCTTGATCAATTAATCGCAAGCCAAGTAAAAGAAGGTCGGCTGGATTTTTCTCATGATTGGTCAGAAGGGATTCAACATGGAGAAGCGTACTTTCTCAGTATGCCTTCTTGGCGAGCAGACAAAGCAGAGCTGGTCATTGATGCAATCGGACAGTCGGCTTCAAAGGATGTCTTGGTTGTAAATCAAAGCACTTTTCCTATTGGAACGGCGGATCGTTTCGAAGCAAGCATTAAGTTAGCCTTTGCGCAAAGAGGGCTGGTTGCAAACGTTGCGGTTGCTTCAATGCCCGAGTTTATCAGTGAAGGTTCTGCTATCAGTGATTTTTCCAAACCCTCGCGTGTTGTTTTAGGTTGTCATAATGAGGGCGCTATTGCTTTGATCAAAGACTTGATGCGGCCTTTTAATCATGTGACGGATCAAGTCAAAATCATGTCGACTCGAGCCGCTGAATACACCAAGTATGCGGTGAATGCACTTTTAGCCACTCGAATCAGTTTGGTGAATGAACTGGCGAATAATGCCGAGCATTTTAATATTGATATTGAAGAAGTCCGTCAGGGCTTAGGCTCGGATTCAAGGATTGGGTTTAATTATTTGTTTCCAGGATGTGGTTTTGGTGGCCCGAGCTTTGCGGCCGATGTGCAGGCGTTAGTCGGCACTTTTGAGTCAAAAGGCTACGATGCAGACCTATTGAAAGCGGTATTACAAAACAATGAAACACAAAAAGAAGTGATGTTTAGAAAAGCTTGGCGATTCTTCAAAAATGATTTGAGAGGTTTAAAGGTTGCTGTCTGGGGGTTGTCATTTAAACCGAATACCGCAACAGTGGATAATGCACCGAGTGTTAAAACGATTGAAGCGCTCGTGGCACAAGGAGCTGAAGTGGTGGCTTATGACCCAAAAGCCAATAGCGCTTTTAAAGATTACTGGGGTGACCAATCAGGTGTGACTTTAGTAACAGAAATGTACGACGCACTAGAGCAAGCAGATGCATTAATGGTGTTAACTGAATGGCGGCGTTTTTGGAGTCCGGATTATGTCAGGATGTTTGAATTGATGAAGCGGCCTATCATTTTCGATGGTCGCAATATTTATGAACATGAAGTCCTAGTCGATCATGGCTTTAGACACTTTGGTGTTGGGCGAGGTGAAGTCGTTTAAGGCTAATTTTTCTGATAAAAGCCCGTTTGGGCTTTTTTGTTTTTTAAGGTCTTTAACTGTTGTTTGTCTGGCAGATTGTTTATAAAATGAATCTTTACTTCTAATTAATATAAATGAGTGATATGAAACCATTTGAAAAAGGCATTTACCTCCTTCCCAACTTAATGACAACGCTTGCTTTGTTTGCTGGATTCTACGCCGTAATTGCGGGGATGAACGGCCAGTTCGAGTTAGGCGCCATTGCTATTTTTGTCGCGATGATCTTTGACGGCTTGGATGGACGAGTTGCGCGCATGACAAATTCTTGTAGTGCTTTTGGCGCAGAATATGACAGTCTGGCAGATATGGTTTCTTTTGGATTGGCACCGGCGTTATTGGTTTATCAATGGGCTTTGCACGACTTTGGTAAGCTAGGGTGGTTGGTTGCGTTTATTTTTACTGTTGGGGCTGCATTGCGTTTGGCTCGGTTCAATACTCAAGTCGGGATTGCCGATAAACGTTATTTTCAAGGGCTACCGAGTCCTGCGGCGGCGGCACTGTTGGCCGGGTTCGTGTGGATGATTGAAACCAACAATATTCATACTGGATTGGAATCCTTAATGGTGTTGGTTTTGACAGTCGTTTCAGGGTTGATGATGGTTAGTAATATTCGATTCAGTTCTTTCAAGGAGTTGAATTTAAAGGATAAGGTTCCATTTGTTACTTTGTTAATCGTGGTCTTAGTGTTTGTGGTTATCACGATTAAACCGGCTATGATTTTATTTGTCGTCTTTTTCGGCTATTTATTATCCGGTCCTATTGTGACACTTAGGGTGATACAACAAAAACGTGCTATGCGTCGGCAAGCAAAAAAAGAGACAAAATCAGCCGAACCAACCTCAGATAAAACTACTAGCACTGAGACTGAAGCCTCTAATTACGCAGAAAATAAAGAGTAGAACTTATGAAAGAAGAATTGGTTATATTTGATACGACGCTAAGGGATGGAGAGCAAAGTCCTGGCGCTTCGATGACCAAGGAAGAAAAAATTCGCATAGCCAAACAACTTGAAAAATTGCGTGTTAATGTGATTGAGGCAGGCTTCCCCGCTGCAAGTCAGGGAGATTTTGAGTCGGTTCAAGCGGTGGCTTCTGCGATTAAAGACTCTACAGTCTGTGGCTTGGCACGAGCCGTTGAAAATGACATTGTGAGAGCGGGGGAAGCTATTAAGCCAGCTAATTCAGGGCGTATCCATACTTTTATTGCAACGTCTCCGATTCACATGGAGAAAAAATTAAAAATGTCACCCGATGAGGTGGTGGAACGCGCTGTTTGGGCTGTAAAACGTGCACGTGATTTTACCGATAATGTTGAATTCTCTCCCGAAGATGCGGGGCGCTCCGATTTAGATTTCTTATGTCGAGTGATTGAGGCGGCGATTGACGCGGGCGCGACCACCATCAATATTCCGGATACCGTTGGGTATAATGTTCCGGAGCAGTTTGGTGAATTGTTTCATCAATTATTAAATCGAATTCCAAACGCAGATAAAGCCATTTTTTCAGCTCACTGTCATAACGATTTAGGACTTGCTGTGGCAAATTCATTGGCAGCCGTTAAATCAGGCGCTAGACAGGTTGAGTGTACTATTAATGGATTGGGTGAGCGAGCTGGAAATACTGCGCTTGAAGAGGTGGTAATGGCCGTGAGAACCAGGCAAGACTGGTTTGATGTCGATACGCGTATTCATACCCCTGAAATTTTAGCCGCATCACGTTTAGTAGCGGGGATCACCGGGTTTGCAGTTCAGCCGAATAAAGCGATTGTTGGAACCAATGCTTTTTCACATGAATCAGGTATTCACCAAGATGGTGTTTTAAAACATCGTGAAACCTATGAAATTATGCGAGCGGAAGACGTGGGTTGGAGTACCAATAAAATGGTGCTCGGGAAGCATTCTGGACGCAGCGCTTTTCGTTCGCGTTTAAAAGAACTGGGAATCGAATTTGAAACGGAACAAGAACTAAGTGATGCGTTTATCGGCTTTAAAGAACTGGCCGATCGTAAACATGAGATTTATGATGAAGATATTCAGGCCTTGGTGACGGATAATAATACCCGACGAGTAGAGAATGAAACATTTCGTTTGGTGGCGCTGAAAGTAGGAACCCAAACTGGGGATGCTCCGACAGCTGAAATTACACTCTGGATTGACGGAGAAGAAAAAACCGCTTCTTCAGAAGGGGGCGGTGTCGTGGATGCCACTTTCAAAGCGATTGAAAAGTTAGTCAGTTCTGGAGCAACTCTGGAATTGTATTCGGTCAGTAATGTGACGAATGGCACCGATTCTTTGGGTGAAACAACCGTTCGAATGGAGAAAGCAGGGCGTATTGTGAATGGTCAAGGGGCGGATACTGATATTGTGACAGCGTCAGCCAAGGCTTATATTAATGCGCTAAACAAATTGCTTGATATGGGCAGTAAAGAGCATCCGCAGGCGCCCGTATAACATGATTATTTCATTTTATCGTGTGAGTAACGTGTAATGGGCAGTCCTGTGATTCCTGCACATTTACTGAATACGCTGGGGCTACCGATATGGCAGAGCAGGTCTGGTCAATTTTTAACTTCTCAAAAAGTGAAAGAATCGCTCTCCCCAAGTTACGCTGTTTCGGATGAGGAGCCGCAAATTGACACAACTCAAGTGGAAGAGAGGGTAACTGCTGTTGATTATGCTGCTTCATTGGTAGAAGAAGAGCTTCAAAGAGTGTTTGTTTTTTTAGGCGCAGGGTTAAGCACCATTTGGCAAAATGAAGATTGTTCAGAATGGCAGCTGTTCTTAAATATCTTATCGGTGTTTCATTTGTCTGAAGATCAGGTTCGTTTTTTTGATACCAGTCAGTTGGTGACAGAAGAAGCGATTTTTGCAACGCTGGATGAGATTATTGAGTTAGGTGTTGAGCAGGTGTTTGCCTTTGATGAAACGGGCCCTTTGCTGCAAGAATTGAGTGAGGGGGCGCAGATTGTTGTGATGCCTTCATTTGAAGACTTGTTAAACTCACCTCGAGCAAAACGGGACTTTTATCATCTGATGATGGTTCAGCTCACTTGAACGGCAGTTGAGCGTGTTTAGTTATTTTCGCACGATGACTTCATCAGACTTAAGTTGGGTCTTAAGTGTTGAGCAGCAATCCTACGATTACCCTTGGAGTGAGCAAGGGTTTGAAAAAGCATTGGATGATGGGCTGGCGTATTTATTATGTGACCTTGATCATCGTCCTTTAGGGTACGCTTGTTTTTTAACGGTCTTGGATGAGGCGCACCTTTTAAACTTTTGTGTCGCACCTAAATATGCCCGACAAGGGATTGGGTATGCCGCAATGCTTGCACTTATTGAGTATTTTAAATCGGCAGATTATCACATCATGTTGCTGGAAGTTCGTGAGTCGAATTCGGCGGTGAACCTGTATAAAAAGTTAGGGTTTGAAGAAAATGGAATTCGTCCTAACTATTATAAGACTCTGGTCTACCAAGAAGGTGAGTTAGTTCAGGGTAGAGAAGATGCGATTTTGATGTCGTTAAATTTGATGGATCAAGAATAAAAAACCACCAGGCCTGGTGGTTTTTGGTTAGAGTAAAAAGGACTATCGACGGTATTCTTCTGGGATGGTCTGCCCAATAATTTTAGCCATTTCCTTTAACATTTTCCCGTTTGCAGCAATTAGATTGCCGGATTCAAGAAAGTTATTGCCACCTTTAAAATCAGTGACCAATCCGCCTGCTTCCATAACGATTAATGCGCCAGCTGCAATATCCCATGGTTTGAGTTTAAGTTCCCAGTAACCATCGACACGACCGCAGGCAACATAGGCTAAGTCTAAAGCTGCCGACCCTGCGCGACGGATACCAGCTGTGCTCAGCATAAATTGTTTTAAGCTTTCTAGGTAGGCATCAACATAGTCAAAGTCGTAATAAGGAATGCCGGTTGCCATTAGAGCATTTTGCAGCGTTTTTTGTTCACTGACACGAATACGATAATTATTTAAACGTGCGCCTTCACCGCGTGAAGCAGAGAATAACTCATCTTTTAGAGGATCATAAACTACCCCATGCGTTAAACGCCCTTTCTCGGTCACTGCAATCGACACAGCAAATTGTGGAAACTGGTGCAGGAAATTGGTTGTACCATCTAATGGGTCGATAATCCATTCAAAGTCAGAATCGGTTTTATGGTGCCCACTTTCTTCTGCTTTTATGCTGTGTTCAGGGTAATATTTACGTATGGTATCGATAATGATTTGTTCAGCATGCTTGTCAACTTCACTGACATAGTCGTTGCGCCCTTTTTCTTCAATACTGATACGATCAATGTTATTAAGCTGGTTTGCAATGAATTCACCGGCTTCTTTAGCTGCGATGGTGGCAATATTTAAAATAGGATGCATAAGTTTGATTCCAGT
It encodes the following:
- the soxZ gene encoding thiosulfate oxidation carrier complex protein SoxZ; amino-acid sequence: MSIKIRMRGKSKGGVAEVKALIKHKMESGARMNKKTGKPYPAEFINMVEVTVNGTKAVDAQWSGAVSANPYMGVKVKANKGDEVTLSLADNTGKKGTETIKLR
- a CDS encoding M48 family metalloprotease, which translates into the protein MLLRFLLLYCFCLPLAFASNNLPDLGAPDLKDYDSHTETQLGQAFSTALHTHYDLVYDPIMLSYIRRIGEKITSETGKNRNFSFFIIDNPEINAFAGPNGVIGIHTGLIASAQSEDELASVIAHEVAHVTQRHLSRTFEYQSNVNTASIASLIAAILIGSQDPSAGIATYMGAMGLNIQQQLKNSRIYESEADYFGIKYLNQAGYSPYAMGEFFGRLSKEMQIYEGTPPEILLTHPVTANRLAKANDRAAQLKTESQLLKSDSLTLVQLRLNFVTKTQTQTYNTKTLSSSETCYLNNLKNLSDQGLSRPQYDLSCLKAASEQNPKERLYKLLLAKIKTETGDSSALQDYEYLTAVYPSDFSIVYLYAKSLISFNRTQEAIQLLTQKTPKFHYQYLLYSELSKLYAEKNQNDYSYYYDALANYNIGNLPKSTFLVNQAEKITKNKKSKLYQKIIQLKNELDKISQKQQRNQPS
- a CDS encoding UDP-glucose dehydrogenase family protein; translation: MRITVFGCELSGLVTAGSLAHTGNEVLAIPVGKAKAEELKQGLLPRDEPGLDQLIASQVKEGRLDFSHDWSEGIQHGEAYFLSMPSWRADKAELVIDAIGQSASKDVLVVNQSTFPIGTADRFEASIKLAFAQRGLVANVAVASMPEFISEGSAISDFSKPSRVVLGCHNEGAIALIKDLMRPFNHVTDQVKIMSTRAAEYTKYAVNALLATRISLVNELANNAEHFNIDIEEVRQGLGSDSRIGFNYLFPGCGFGGPSFAADVQALVGTFESKGYDADLLKAVLQNNETQKEVMFRKAWRFFKNDLRGLKVAVWGLSFKPNTATVDNAPSVKTIEALVAQGAEVVAYDPKANSAFKDYWGDQSGVTLVTEMYDALEQADALMVLTEWRRFWSPDYVRMFELMKRPIIFDGRNIYEHEVLVDHGFRHFGVGRGEVV
- the soxX gene encoding sulfur oxidation c-type cytochrome SoxX; amino-acid sequence: MLKTKMKQLLTALTISTAMVSAPLATQAADKGANNIEAGKKLAFSRSKGNCLACHMVPGGNLPGNIGPALIAMKLRYPDKQKLYDKVWGTPDTQVPDSMMPPFGQNGILSDDEIQKIVDFIYTL
- a CDS encoding sulfurtransferase TusA family protein; this translates as MKSPFLLDVKKLPCPLPLVKLKKALAEVDIHQQNIQLSVTDKSALKDIPAFCVSQGLVSSVVEDNDAEIVFLISAKG
- the rimI gene encoding ribosomal protein S18-alanine N-acetyltransferase, which codes for MFSYFRTMTSSDLSWVLSVEQQSYDYPWSEQGFEKALDDGLAYLLCDLDHRPLGYACFLTVLDEAHLLNFCVAPKYARQGIGYAAMLALIEYFKSADYHIMLLEVRESNSAVNLYKKLGFEENGIRPNYYKTLVYQEGELVQGREDAILMSLNLMDQE
- the pgi gene encoding glucose-6-phosphate isomerase; translated protein: MGVETSSAWQALQLHSDSGMGSVHLSKLFQDTSRQDDFSLELSDIYVDFSKNRITQETIQLLIELAEQQKLPKEIHRLMTGEHVNDTEDRPALHTALRALSKDVSGVAETVQPDIEQVLRKMELMTKKIRSGHWRGYSGKPITDVVNIGVGGSDLGPLMITHSLQTMSSPINLHFISSIDGTQTSNLLRGLKQETTLFILASKSFTTIDTLSNAETAKDWLKECIKDERVILSQHFIGVSTKPDKMQEWGIPPENQLMFWDWVGGRYSLWSAIGFPIALKIGMDGFRELLQGAHEMDQHFATADLKKNIPVILALIDIWNINFLNIHDKAILPYDARLRYLPAYLEQLVMESNGKSVARSGESVPYKTCPVLWGEVGPNAQHAFYQLLHQGTQAVMCDFIAPVERDDFDADSHTERDESLRHQHELALANCFAQSRVLMLGDNAIPSDLKASFDSPFKHYPGNQPSNTILIKTISAKTLGMLVAMYEHKTYVESVIWEINPFDQWGVELGKLIAKETYNAIKDQPLADSFDSSTKGLIDRVVK
- the galU gene encoding UTP--glucose-1-phosphate uridylyltransferase GalU — encoded protein: MSYKKLTKAVIPVAGLGTRFLPATKAIPKEMLTVVDKPLIQYIIHEAAEAGITDIILVTHSSKGAIENHFDKHYELEAELEIRGKKDRLESLKEITPKGVRIVSVRQPEALGLGHAILCASPIIADNEPFAVLLPDVLMHHSVKGCLAQMTEQYRKMHTSVVALEAVPDDQVEKYGIAAVKGPDLRIVELVEKPKPADAPSNLSVVGRYIFTPRLMEILKTTKPGAGGEIQLTDAMDELLNEEVMFGFEFKNGQTYDCGDKLGYLQANVEYALRDKALGKGFKAYLKSLKLS
- a CDS encoding 2-isopropylmalate synthase; amino-acid sequence: MKEELVIFDTTLRDGEQSPGASMTKEEKIRIAKQLEKLRVNVIEAGFPAASQGDFESVQAVASAIKDSTVCGLARAVENDIVRAGEAIKPANSGRIHTFIATSPIHMEKKLKMSPDEVVERAVWAVKRARDFTDNVEFSPEDAGRSDLDFLCRVIEAAIDAGATTINIPDTVGYNVPEQFGELFHQLLNRIPNADKAIFSAHCHNDLGLAVANSLAAVKSGARQVECTINGLGERAGNTALEEVVMAVRTRQDWFDVDTRIHTPEILAASRLVAGITGFAVQPNKAIVGTNAFSHESGIHQDGVLKHRETYEIMRAEDVGWSTNKMVLGKHSGRSAFRSRLKELGIEFETEQELSDAFIGFKELADRKHEIYDEDIQALVTDNNTRRVENETFRLVALKVGTQTGDAPTAEITLWIDGEEKTASSEGGGVVDATFKAIEKLVSSGATLELYSVSNVTNGTDSLGETTVRMEKAGRIVNGQGADTDIVTASAKAYINALNKLLDMGSKEHPQAPV
- the pssA gene encoding CDP-diacylglycerol--serine O-phosphatidyltransferase; this encodes MSDMKPFEKGIYLLPNLMTTLALFAGFYAVIAGMNGQFELGAIAIFVAMIFDGLDGRVARMTNSCSAFGAEYDSLADMVSFGLAPALLVYQWALHDFGKLGWLVAFIFTVGAALRLARFNTQVGIADKRYFQGLPSPAAAALLAGFVWMIETNNIHTGLESLMVLVLTVVSGLMMVSNIRFSSFKELNLKDKVPFVTLLIVVLVFVVITIKPAMILFVVFFGYLLSGPIVTLRVIQQKRAMRRQAKKETKSAEPTSDKTTSTETEASNYAENKE
- the soxY gene encoding thiosulfate oxidation carrier protein SoxY — protein: MKRRSFLKGTLATGAAAVAVNAGLLTPSTVLAAWNKKAFEAKTTDDALNATFGSASVAKSGDIELNAPAIAENGAVTPIKVDASKMSGVESIAILASKNPMPLVCEYSFSGPAIGYVSTRIKMGETQNVMAVVKAGGKLYKAEQEVKVTIGGCGG